The bacterium genome segment GACGCCCGTCGCCCCGGCGGGATCGATCTCATGGCCGCTTCTTCGGTGATCCGGCTTGCATTTCCTCGTCCCTTCGATAGAATGGGGTGCAGCAGCGGACCATTAACGATCTCCGGGAGGGATCGATGGTGCGCCGGGATACCGTGCGCCGATCGGGGAGCCTCTTCCGGGCTCCTCTTTTCTTATGCCCCGAACGCCGCCCGGGACGGCAGGACGGCGGAAGCCCGAATTGAATTTTTATACATTCACGAGTATAATCATGCGGCAGCGGACCGCGGAGGCTGGGGATGCAGGCACGGCTGGTGCTTGAGGACGGAACGGTGCTCGCGGGGCGCGCCATCGGCGCGCGGGGGTGGGCCGGGGGCGAAGTCGTCTTCACGACCGCGATGACGGGCTACGAGGAAGTTCTGTCGGACCCGTCCTACAACGGCCAGATCGTCACGATGGCGTACCCGCTGATCGGCAACTACGGCGTGAGCGGCGAGGCTTGGGAGTCGTTCCGCCCGCACGTCGAGGGATTCGTCGTCGGCGAGGCCGCCGATCTGCCGCACCACTGGCAGGCCGAGAGCACGCTCGCCGCCACGCTCGCGCGGTGGGAGATCCCGGGCATTGCCGGAGTCGACACGAGGTTTCTGGTCCGGCACCTTCGCACGCACGGGCTCAAGCGCGGCCTGATCTCGACCGAGGAAGACCCGCCCGACCGGGCGCTCGTCACGCGGGCCCGCGGGCTGGCCGACATCGGGACGCTGGATCTCGTCGGCGAGGTCAGCACCCCGGCCGTGCGGCACCTTCCCGGGCCCGGGGCCAAGATCGCGCTGCTCGACTGCGGCGTGAAGGCCGGCATCATCGAGAGTCTGCGCCGGCGCGGGTGTGACGTGTGGGTGCTGCCGCACCGCACGACCGCGGAGGAGATCCTGGAGATGGCGCCGGGCGGGCTGGTGCTCTCGCCCGGTCCCGGCGACCCGCAGATGCTGCCGCGGCAGGTGACGCACGTGCAGCACCTGTGGGGCCGGGTGCCGATGTTCGGTATCTGCCTCGGCCACCAGATCATCGGCCGCGCCGCGGGCGCCTCGACGTTCAAGCTCCCGTACGGGCACCGCGGCAGCAATCATCCCGTGAAGGATCTCGTGACGGGGCGCGTCTGCGTCACGACCCAG includes the following:
- the carA gene encoding glutamine-hydrolyzing carbamoyl-phosphate synthase small subunit, with product MQARLVLEDGTVLAGRAIGARGWAGGEVVFTTAMTGYEEVLSDPSYNGQIVTMAYPLIGNYGVSGEAWESFRPHVEGFVVGEAADLPHHWQAESTLAATLARWEIPGIAGVDTRFLVRHLRTHGLKRGLISTEEDPPDRALVTRARGLADIGTLDLVGEVSTPAVRHLPGPGAKIALLDCGVKAGIIESLRRRGCDVWVLPHRTTAEEILEMAPGGLVLSPGPGDPQMLPRQVTHVQHLWGRVPMFGICLGHQIIGRAAGASTFKLPYGHRGSNHPVKDLVTGRVCVTTQNHGYAVDEASVAGTELAVTHRNLNDGTVEGLRHPKLAIMTVQYHPEGRPGPLDSSYLFDAWMEMIGAGTRPESARI